The Patescibacteria group bacterium genomic sequence CAAATCTTATTCTGTAAGAAGTTTAAAAATTGATTCATTAAAAATTTAATAGAAATTATAAATTGAAAATTAGAAATTTATTCTCTATCTGATTATTTACGCCAACGCCATATCTTCACCCACCTCTTCCAGCTTCTCTCCTCGCCGCGCTTTTTATCCCGCATCTTGGTTTTAAATTTGCGAATCTCTTGAATCATTTCCTCTCGGCAAATATCAATAGCGGCATACAGATCCTGGGCTTCTTCTTTGGTATAAAAACGATTGCCCCTTATTTCCAGCATCACTTCCGCGTAAAAAACATTGCCCTTGCGGTGACGTTTATTGAGCGCCACTTCTACCCGCGCCAGCTGAATATCATTCAAGAACTTAGCGAGAGACCCGATTTTTTCTTCAATATAACTCTTCATTTTCTCATCCAGATTTAAATTTTTCGCTCTGACTTTGATTTGCATAGACAAAAGTTAAAAGTTAAAAGTGAAAAGGTAAAAGTAAATGCTTTTATTTCTTATTCAAATCCAATAAATTGAACCTCGGTTTCTAAAATTATTCTGTATTTTTTGTACACTTCTTTTCGCACTAAATCAATTAAATCCAAAACATCTTTGGCTTTGGCTTCTCTCTCATTCACAATGAAATTGGCGTGCTGCTCGGAAATTGCCGCTCCCCCCATCGTCTTATTCTTTAAGCCCAGTTTTTCAATCAAACAAGCCGCCTTGATTTCACCATACTGAACGCATTCAGATGGCACATTTTTTAAAAACCGTTCTCCTTGCTTTAAAGGAATATTTTTAAAAACCGAACCCGCGCAATTCTTATAAGGATGACGCGCCCGCACTGCTTTAGTCCTTTCAATCTTTTCTAAAATTCTTTCTTTATCTGGAGCGGGCTCAAAGACAAAGAGAGCGTCTAGAATAATATTGTGATTTTTTTTAAAGGCACTTTCCCGATAGCCAAATTGACACTCCTTTTGGGTATAAATTTTGACCTGCGAATGCTTCGGATCTAAAACCCAAACGGTCTTGACTTTTTCACCGATAAAATGTCCAAAGGCGCCCGCATTGCCATAAATCGCGCCGCCCAC encodes the following:
- the murB gene encoding UDP-N-acetylmuramate dehydrogenase, encoding MIDIFSKGLRKELAGLRISEDLKKYTTFKIGGPADYFFTAKNKKDIIKAVDVAQDFKLPYYTLGGGSNVLVADSGFRGLVIQIANQELECRGREIHCGAGLALGALIRESLNQGLAGLEDLSGIPGTVGGAIYGNAGAFGHFIGEKVKTVWVLDPKHSQVKIYTQKECQFGYRESAFKKNHNIILDALFVFEPAPDKERILEKIERTKAVRARHPYKNCAGSVFKNIPLKQGERFLKNVPSECVQYGEIKAACLIEKLGLKNKTMGGAAISEQHANFIVNEREAKAKDVLDLIDLVRKEVYKKYRIILETEVQFIGFE
- the raiA gene encoding ribosome-associated translation inhibitor RaiA, translated to MQIKVRAKNLNLDEKMKSYIEEKIGSLAKFLNDIQLARVEVALNKRHRKGNVFYAEVMLEIRGNRFYTKEEAQDLYAAIDICREEMIQEIRKFKTKMRDKKRGEERSWKRWVKIWRWRK